A region of Vespula vulgaris chromosome 1, iyVesVulg1.1, whole genome shotgun sequence DNA encodes the following proteins:
- the LOC127072616 gene encoding cilia- and flagella-associated protein 44 isoform X2: MVDTDDEIDALENFPEDQENNDETISEDVQKYYDVETHISKPFRVKNGTVPINILEFDYSFSYDCQKYFNFCVADPNTIIFASGNIIHFLDVPTKKIWFRRGATGGGIGHIIKNPTFNHIAIGENGIDPPIIIYNWPSMEIITCLFGGTKRQYSHLHYSSDGLLLVSQGGSPDYFITIWKWQESKILLQCKSHSQSIFNVMFSTFVPGSLISCGSGHIKFWRMAQTFTGLKLKSGSGRFGRTEISDIIGAFQMPDKKVLSGCEWGNILLWDEDLIKFEISKKNKEFCHTKPIVQFEYINAELFTVGMDGFIRVWFYETIDLANPEPEDPFLEIQPIYEFCITENETKDLKKNAMLMGIQKQEPNDPDNTFWYAQDGNGGLWLIDLNTFKEPEVSQKIFTCHAGAISDMDVAQWGPFVATIGIDGRLHIYNYAEKKLILIYHFRDPGKQVIWFPCKIDATGSALICAFDSGVIRMVIVAVLTANKRNNIKENFTRLVQVLKPHSQSINVMSMNPSYSLLVTGSDDSTIFVFNISTTSTYPTLQPIGYIKMPSGITCMTWKPKHESTLLIGCMRGDWGEIQLPQSPQAYVKTSYELTLSKPALFKFHSVKSAIRIDILKKEIENKKMIKIAKKREEMERIREANPGIEIDEESFLMDSEEDPPLPKIYIPEIPNKILMIQYTNQETVWLSMAGFDAGYMYEYPVPEKSKVIRPEPIKSTIICDGDDTEIRSCLSYKQGKYLFLGMECGEIRVCRVNPEDHTDLSDYWILPMHDNYNGYIPKMLLSYDHTILLTCGHDGNLFSYKINDDTADEKIDIPQPSVPVRSLDGIHDVEDIEEPEHPTLEDIIVKTEHDKVVALAKEKKEKTLEILHELTAKYTKIVDRNRNLLKSQQIPHKNFELDPRITADLNNQLKMQMDLIHRKEAFQIEKSTLALKKLMDHFIEPITCIPFAVCRILKPDTMVHSIREHKLDSNFENIYTEVINCIEKSKKLMTKKEKELTTEEIEEQDEQKIKGAESFLKSLNLSGIEHKLSTQIIHMLGKYKTWRAKLEERQKEWNLMPKKELDPNIKHPDDIAAIKLAKQTIGVYNLKDSPKLEVQNQIENLTMIKYKQYLDCKKRLHYLRDNFNTKLKKVRAEKQNLYLKILQLIKTLKKIHAEIPKHNIKTLPNLPITDNDIEFPEENLQFEKYVSITEQAKHYKESISIYEIPDSMSDLIEEEYEVLLLERKITEINEEFSFLEPDTSERRIKTRSIVHSKLLQGLNSADHGETLWEREMKHSRMLRKIYEQDCILRYIENTYKEFDKQLDELEQERLDIVAESIYMNLHLLTLHQEYIILREYEAKETLLRKNVDEKLEEEAAIIQKIHVTNNKIERKKKNINKLQESIQDIAYEYMTSIQSNKFQNFLRKIFKKTYKLPKELDDAETSSTTTTETTSEEDEEGSIDSKDIGYIYFDESICPVGCDKALYDMAFVMREKRYECEYEIKEENKTIEKLQKEVEMDTKKLKTFKDLLKTNVDELEKFMLEKQRKLNDIDVTIILKFHQLQHFINSYTVSSIQESIVFDKTRLSHLHDRVGELQQETFNLYAKQKTNKVHLYRMKIDCKHMKNEIKNLKNKIKEEMKKKFGQTISLTAMYETVLQRMVYNIKSDLSEIMKSYEEQLKCIKEKYSEQVMVLGKLIQDNTEKLSFLTILEEEQLALRKVLKQVPISEEDMLQIELQYKLDIVKLETILASQKEQKELFLADIKNLSMKSGALPPIYHKSNYKKNLNESELNKLTTNIVNSNNYEITMSSSDVKESNLATLIHYLISRVIESFLGTEQAKQLKQEMFEDIVSAFTNISNTEEIQACIEQIMKYIENVLPMDERETIDIVRETIKESLYDIIQRKIILDANAEQFIDSGKKKIEE, translated from the exons atggTCGATACGGACGATGAGATCGATGcgttagaaaattttccagaagatcaagaaaataatgatgaaaCGATATCTGAAGACGtgcaaaaatattacgatGTGGAAACACATATTTCAAAACCGTTTCGTGTAAAAAACGGAACAGTacctataaatattttagaatttgA ttattctttttcatatgaTTGCCAgaagtattttaatttttgtgtAGCCGATccaaatacaattatttttgctTCTGGTAATATAATCCACTTTTTAGATGTAcctacgaaaaaaatatggtttaGGCGAGGTGCCACAGGAGGTGGAATTGGACATATAATT aaAAATCCAACATTTAATCATATTGCTATTGGTGAAAATGGAATTGATCctccaataattatttataattggcCAAGCATGGAAATCATAACATGCCTCTTTGGTGGTACAAAAAGACAGTATTCTCATTTACATTATAG TTCAGAtggattattattagtttcacAAGGAGGAAGTccagattattttattacaatttggAAGTGGCAAGAATCCAAGATTTTATTGCAATGTAAATCCCACTctcaaagtatttttaatgtaatgtTTTCTACTTTTGTACCTGGCAGTTTAATTTCATGTGGTTCAGGACATATTAAATTTTGGAGAATGGCTCAAACTTTTACTGGTCTTAAACTTAAAAGTGGATCTGGTAGATTTGGAAGAACTGAAATTTCAGATATTATTGGAGCTTTTCAAATGCCTGATAAAAag GTACTATCAGGTTGTGAATGgggtaatattttattatgggATGAAGATTtgattaaatttgaaatttctaaaaaaaataaagaattttgtcATACAAAACCTATTGTACaatttgaatatatcaatGCAGAGCTCTTTACTGTTG GAATGGATGGTTTTATACGCGTTTGGTTTTATGAAACTATAGATTTGGCAAATCCAGAACCAGAAGATCCATTCCTTGAAATTCAACCAATTTATGAGTTCTGCATCACTGAAAATGAAAccaaagatttaaaaaaaaatgcaatgcTAATGGGTATACAAAAACAAGAGCCAAATGATCCTGACAATACTTTTTGGTACGCTCag gATGGCAATGGTGGTTTATGGCTAATAGActtaaatacttttaaagaACCAGAAGTATCACAAAAGATATTTACTTGTCATGCAGGAGCTATAAGTGATATGGATGTTGCACAATGGGGACCATTTGTTGCAACTATTGGTATAGATGGtcgtttacatatttataattatgcagaaaaaaaattaattcttatttatcattttcgtGATCCTGGTAAACAAGTTATATGGTTTCCATGTAAA atagaTGCAACTGGATCTGCACTTATATGTGCTTTTGATAGTGGTGTTATTCGTATGGTTATTGTAGCAGTATTAACTGCTAATAAACGtaacaatataaaagaaaacttcaCTAGATTAGTTCAAGTTTTGAAACCACATTCACAATCTATTAATGTAATGTCAATGAATCCGTCATACAG TTTATTAGTAACAGGTAGTGATGATTCCactatatttgtatttaatatttctactacttctacttACCCTACTCTTCAGCCAATTGGTTATATTAAAATGCCTTCAGGGATAACTTGTATGACTTGGAAACCTAAACat gAATCAACATTATTGATTGGATGTATGAGGGGAGATTGGGGAGAAATTCAATTACCACAATCACCACAAGCATATGTTAAAACTAGTTATGAACTTACACTTTCTAAGCCTGCTTTATTTAAGTTTCATTCTGTAAAATCAGCTATAAGAATAGATATACTCaagaaagagattgaaaataaaaaaatgataaaaatagcAAAGAAACgcgaagaaatggaaagaataagagaagcAAATCCTGGCATTGAAATTGATGAAGAATCTTTCCTTA TGGACTCTGAAGAGGATCCACCTCTTCCAAAAATTTACATCCCAGAAATaccaaacaaaattttaatgattcaaTATACCAATCAAGAAACAGTGTGGTTATCAATGGCTGGTTTTGATGCAGGGTACATGTATGAATATCCAGTACCAGAAAAAAGCAAAGTTATAAGACCAGAACCAATTAAATCTACTATAATCTGTGATGGAGATGATACAGAAATAAGAAGTTGTCTTTCATA TAAACAgggaaaatatttgtttttggGTATGGAATGTGGTGAAATCAGAGTTTGTAGAGTTAATCCAGAAGATCATACAGATCTTTCAGATTATTGGATTTTACCTATGCATGACAATTACAACGGATATATACCAAAAATGTTACTTAGTTATGATCATACAATACTTCTTACATGCGGACATGAtggaaatcttttttcttataaaatcaatGATGACACAGCTgatgaaaaaatagatataccaCAACCAAGCGTACCTGTGCGATCG TTGGATGGTATACATGATGTGGAAGATATAGAAGAACCTGAACATCCTACTCTTGAAGACATTATTGTAAAAACAGAACATGACAAAGTTGTAGCTttagcgaaagagaaaaaagaaaaaactcttGAGATATTACATGAATTAACTGCAAAGTATACGAAAATAGTAGATAG GAATCGAAATCTATTAAAATCACAGCAAATTCcacataaaaattttgaattagATCCACGAATCACTGCCGATTTGAATAACCAATTGAAAATGCAAATGGATTTAATACACAGAAAGGAAGCATTTCAAATTGAAAAGAGTACACTTGCCTTAAAAAAGCTAATGGACCACTTTATTGAACCTATTACATGTATACCTTTTGCTGTTTGTAGAATAct aaaGCCAGATACAATGGTACACTCGATACGAGAACATAAACTGGATAgtaactttgaaaatatttacacaGAAGTCATAAATTGCattgaaaaaagcaaaaaattaatgac aaaaaaagaaaaggaattgaCAACAGAAGAAATTGAAGAACAagacgaacaaaaaataaaaggtgCAGAAAGCTTTCTAAAAAGTCTTAATCTCTCTGGCATAGAGCATAAGCTAAGCACACAAATAATTCATATGttaggaaaatataaaacatggAGAGCAAAATTGGAGGAACGTCAAAAAGaa tggAACTTAATgccaaaaaaagaattggatCCTAATATCAAACATCCAGATGATATAGCAGCTATTAAATTGGCAAAACAAACGATTGGTGTATATAATCTAAAAGATTCACCAAAATTGGAAGTACAAAATCagatagaaaatttaacaatGATTAAATACAAGCAATATTTAGATTGCAAAAAGAGG CTTCATTATCTACGTGATAATTtcaatacaaaattaaaaaaagttagagcagaaaagcaaaatttatatttaaaaattttgcaattaattaaaacattaaagaaaattcatgCAGAAATACcaaaacataatataaaaactttacCTAATTTACCTATAACTGACAATGATATTGAATTCCCCGAAGAAAATTTGCAA tttgaaaaatatgtatcaaTCACGGAGCAAGCAAAACATTACAAAGAatcaatatctatatatgaaaTTCCTGATTCAATGAGTGACTTAATAGAAGAGGAATATgaagttttattattagaaagaaaaattacggaGATAAATGAGGAATTTAGTTTTCTAGAGCCAGATACATCTGAGAGAAGAATTAAAACAAGGTCAATTGTTCATTCCAAATTATTACAAGGATTGAATTCTGCTGATCATGGTGAAACACTATGGGAACGTGAAATGAAACATTCTCGTATGTTACGTAAAATTTATGAACAAGATtgtattttacgatatattgaaaatacttACAAAGAATTTGATAAACAATTGGATGAATTAGAACAAGAAAGACTTGACATTGTTgcagaaagtatatatatgaacttGCATTTGTTAACACTTCATCAAGAATATATCATATTGAGAGAATACGAAGCAAAAGAAACTTTATTGAGAAAAAATGTTGATGagaaattagaagaagaagctgcTATAATACAAAAG atacatgtaactaataataaaatagaacgcaaaaagaaaaatattaataaattgcaAGAATCAATACAAGATATTGCTTATGAATACATGACAAGTATCCAAAGTAATAAGTTTCAAAACTTTTtgcgtaaaatatttaaaaaaacatacaAATTACCAAAGGAGCTTGATG atGCTGAGACATCAAGCACTACAACGACTGAAACAACTtctgaagaagatgaagaaggaagCATTGACAGTAAAGATattggatatatttattttgatgaGAGTATATGCCCTGTAGGATGTGACAAAGCGTTATATGATATGGCGTTTGTTATGAGAGAAAAACGTTATGAATGTGAATATGAGattaaagaggaaaataagaCAATAGAAAAGTTACAAAAGGAAGTAGAGATGGATaccaaaaaattaaaaacctTCAAAGATTTACTTAAAACGAATGTTGATGAATTGGAAAAATTTAtg ttggagaaacaaagaaaattgaatgatATAGATGTGACAATAATTCTTAAATTTCATCAATTacaacattttattaattcttatacTGTATCAAGTATACAAGAATCTATTGTATTTGATAAAACAAGATTATCTCATTTACATGATAGAGTAGGAGAATTACAACAAGAAACATTCAACTTATATGCTAAACAAaa AACCAATAAAGTCCATCTATATAGAATGAAAATTGATTGTAAGCATATGAAGAATGAAatcaaaaatttgaaaaataaaataaaagaagagatgaaaaagaaatttggcCAAACGATATCATTAACAGCTATGTATGAAACAGTATTACAAAGAATGgtctataatattaaaagtgaTTTATCTGAAATTATGAAATCATATGAAGAACAACTTAAAt gtattaaagaaaaatatagtgaACAAGTAATGGTGCTAGGAAAACTTATCCAAGataatacagaaaaattaagtttTTTAACTATCCTAGAGGAAGAGCAGTTAGCTCttagaaaagttttaaaacAAGTTCCCATATCTGAA gAAGATATGTTACAAATAGAATTGCAGTACAAGCTAGATATAGTGAAGTTAGAGACCATTCTTGCTAGtcaaaaagaacagaaagagcTATTTCTTgctgatataaaaaatcttaGTATGAAATCAGGAGCATTACCTCCTATTTATCATAAAtctaattataagaaaaatttgaatgaAAGTGAACTAAATAAATTGACAACTAATATAg TAAACTCGAACAATTATGAAATAACTATGTCATCATCGGATGTTAAAGAAAGTAACTTGGCAACTTtg aTTCACTATTTGATCTCACGAGTCATAGAATCCTTCTTGGGAACAGAACAAGCAAAGCAATTAAAGCAAGAAATGTTTGAAGACATTGTATCAGCCTTCACAAATATTAGTAACACTGAAGAAATTCAAGCATGTATTGAgcaaattatgaaatatattgaaaatgttcTCCCAAtggatgaaagagaaacgatagaTATCGTGCGTGAAACAATTAAAGAAAGTTTGTATGACATTATACAAAG aaaaataatcttaGATGCAAATGCGGAACAATTTATAGATAGtggtaaaaaaaagatcgaagaataA